The following coding sequences lie in one Arachis ipaensis cultivar K30076 chromosome B03, Araip1.1, whole genome shotgun sequence genomic window:
- the LOC107631315 gene encoding 2-methylene-furan-3-one reductase, with translation MSVSAALSSTPSHLTSLPSTTPFSLRFSLPFRENNRDRLFFGPQSRRHLGVVVVRSQATTTPASSEAVKATAVPSEMKAWVYGEYGGVDVLKFDSSVGVPDVKEDQVLVKVVAAALNPVDAKRRQGKFKATDSPLPTVPGYDVAGVVVKVGSKVKDFKVGDEVYGDVNEKALEGPKQFGSLAEYTAVEERLLAPKPKNLNFAEAASLPLAIETAYEGLERLGFSPGKSILVLNGSGGVGTLVIQLAKKVFGASRVAATSSTRNLELLKSLGADLAIDYTKENFEDLPEKFDVVYDAIGQCERAVKAVKEGGSVVALTGAVTPPGFRFVVTSNGAVLRKLNPYLESGQVKPVVDPKGPFSFAQLAEAFTYLETNRATGKVVISPIP, from the exons ATGTCCGTCTCAGCTGCACTCTCCTCCACACCTTCCCACCTCACCTCTCTCCCTTCCACTACTCCATTTTCTCTCAGATTTTCCCTCCCTTTCCGGGAAAATAACAGGGACCGGTTATTCTTCGGTCCTCAGAGTCGGAGACACTTAGGAGTTGTGGTGGTGAGGTCTCAGGCTACAACCACACCTGCTTCTTCTGAGGCAGTTAAAGCGACGGCTGTGCCTTCTGAGATGAAGGCATGGGTGTACGGTGAGTATGGCGGTGTTGACGTGTTGAAGTTTGATTCCAGTGTTGGTGTCCCTGATGTCAAGGAGGATCAGGTTCTTGTTAAGGTTGTTGCTGCTGCTCTTAACCCTGTCGATGCCAAGAGAAGGCAGGGAAAGTTCAAGGCCACTGATTCTCCTCTTCCG ACTGTTCCGGGGTACGATGTTGCCGGAGTGGTGGTGAAGGTTGGTAGCAAAGTAAAGGATTTCAAAGTGGGTGATGAAGTATATGGTGATGTTAATGAGAAAGCACTTGAAGGGCCTAAGCAATTTGGGTCTTTAGCTGAGTACACTGCTGTTGAGGAGAGATTGTTAGCACCAAAACCAAAGAACTTGAACTTTGCTGAGGCTGCTTCTCTCCCTCTTGCAATTGAGACTGCTTATGAGGGTTTGGAGAGGCTTGGATTCTCCCCTGGTAAATCCATTCTTGTTCTAAATGGTTCTGGTGGTGTTGGAACCCTAGTCATTCAG CTAGCTAAGAAAGTTTTTGGGGCTTCAAGAGTTGCTGCCACTTCAAGCACCAGAAATTTGGAGCTGTTGAAAAGCTTGGGAGCTGATTTGGCTATTGACTACACAAAGGAGAACTTTGAAGACTTGCCAGAAAAATTTGATGTCGTTTATGATGCCATTG GGCAATGTGAGAGGGCAGTGAAGGCAGTGAAAGAAGGTGGGAGTGTGGTGGCACTAACAGGAGCAGTTACACCACCTGGGTTCAGATTTGTGGTTACTTCCAATGGAGCTGTTCTCAGGAAACTGAACCCTTACTTGGAGAGTGGACAAGTAAAGCCAGTTGTGGATCCCAAAGGTCCCTTCTCCTTTGCTCAGCTTGCTGAAGCCTTCACTTACCTTGAAACAAACCGTGCTACTGGAAAGGTCGTCATAAGTCCCATCCCATAA
- the LOC107631314 gene encoding uncharacterized protein At4g28440: MAESKPGLRKPVFTKVDQLRPGTSGHTLTVKVVSTKLVMQKGRPDGPQPRQMRIAECLVGDETGMIIFTARNDQVNEMKEGSTVILRNAKIDMFKGSMRLAVDKWGRVEVTEPASFTVKEDNNLSLIEYELVNVVE, from the exons ATGGCAGAATCAAAACCAGGATTGAGGAAGCCTGTGTTTACCAAGGTTGATCAGCTTCGCCCCGGTACCAGTGGGCATACTTTGACTGTGAAGGTGGTTAGTACCAAGTTGGTGATGCAGAAGGGTCGTCCTGATGGGCCTCAACCTCGCCAAATGCGAATTGCTGAGTGTTTGGTGGGGGATGAGACCGGAATGATCATTTTCACAGCCAGGAATGATCAAG TGAATGAGAT GAAGGAGGGATCTACTGTGATCCTGCGCAATGCCAAAATTGACATGTTCAAAGGATCAATGAGACTTGCTGTCGACAAGTGGGGCCGTGTCGAAGTCACAGAACCGGCTAGCTTCACTGTCAAGGAAGACAATAACTTGTCCCTCATCGAATATGAACTGGTGAACGTTGTGGAGTGA